A genomic region of Desulfocurvibacter africanus subsp. africanus DSM 2603 contains the following coding sequences:
- a CDS encoding glycosyltransferase family 2 protein → MMLLKRSPPLTVIMPVYNTLHFLPAAVDSILRQSLGDFEFIIIDDGSTDGSSDYLATLRDKRVRIMRQKNRGQGNARNAALWHTSTPFLALMDADDISHPLRLEKQLRFLQKHQDVGMLGTGFQYIGASGRKGLSPPLPDSHDEIMSHLLRMRHALVNATIMARTHIVREIGGYRIEGFGEDWDFFLRMGERTRLANLNETLFYYRVNTRSSTYKRFHEMRLRFGYSVHCAERRRQGLPELGWEAFMAHRSSNGALTRLLEAMDEHALYQYKLALDDMLDSRQARGLLRLGYAAMSSPRLTAQRLRRGCSRFVSRIKANQS, encoded by the coding sequence ATGATGCTGCTCAAGCGCTCGCCACCGCTGACCGTCATCATGCCGGTTTACAATACGTTACATTTCCTTCCTGCGGCGGTCGATTCGATACTTCGGCAGTCCTTGGGCGACTTCGAGTTCATCATCATCGACGACGGCTCCACGGATGGATCGAGCGACTATCTGGCGACGCTCAGGGACAAGCGAGTCCGCATTATGCGCCAGAAGAATCGGGGCCAGGGCAACGCACGAAACGCGGCCTTGTGGCATACGAGCACGCCCTTCCTGGCCTTGATGGACGCTGACGACATCTCACATCCTCTCCGGCTGGAGAAGCAGCTTCGCTTCCTCCAAAAGCACCAGGATGTCGGCATGCTGGGAACCGGATTTCAGTATATCGGCGCAAGCGGCCGCAAGGGGCTTTCGCCTCCGCTTCCGGACTCGCATGACGAGATTATGAGTCACCTGCTCAGGATGCGGCATGCTCTCGTGAACGCCACGATCATGGCGCGGACTCATATTGTTCGCGAGATAGGGGGCTACCGCATTGAGGGCTTTGGCGAGGACTGGGACTTCTTCCTGCGCATGGGCGAGCGGACCAGGCTCGCCAACCTGAACGAAACTCTCTTCTACTATCGGGTCAATACGAGGAGTTCCACCTACAAGCGCTTTCATGAGATGAGGCTTCGCTTCGGCTACTCCGTGCATTGCGCTGAAAGGCGCCGGCAAGGCCTGCCTGAATTGGGCTGGGAGGCCTTTATGGCGCATAGGAGCAGCAATGGCGCCCTTACGAGGCTCCTTGAGGCTATGGATGAGCATGCCCTCTATCAGTACAAGCTGGCACTCGATGATATGCTGGATTCACGGCAGGCTCGTGGCTTGCTGCGGCTTGGCTATGCTGCAATGTCTTCGCCCCGCCTTACCGCGCAAAGACTGCGGCGCGGCTGTTCGCGTTTTGTATCGAGAATCAAGGCGAATCAATCCTGA
- a CDS encoding WecB/TagA/CpsF family glycosyltransferase — protein sequence MMFTDTQQIDWPQKYDLFGVQVSAVNYDSALESVITAARSNISSCVSHTAVHGLIEASRNSQLRSMLNDFDIVAPDGHPVRLALNHFYGAGLPDRCYGPEFMLRTCWRAAAEGIAVYFYGSYPHVVKRLKDNLLRRYPKLAIVGCEPSLFRPLTPQEDEELVDRINSSGAGIIFYGLGCPLQEKFAAWHKGKVRAVQICNGAAFDFHSGNKRMAPAWMQRNSLEWLFRMSQEPRRLSRRYLHTNTVFLAKLFGKAVAERRNGNGRHM from the coding sequence ATGATGTTCACGGATACGCAACAAATCGACTGGCCGCAAAAATATGATCTGTTCGGCGTGCAGGTAAGTGCCGTCAATTACGACAGCGCGCTCGAGAGCGTCATCACCGCCGCGAGGAGCAATATATCCTCCTGCGTTTCCCATACGGCTGTACATGGCCTCATTGAGGCAAGCCGCAATTCTCAGTTAAGGAGCATGCTCAACGACTTCGACATCGTCGCACCGGACGGCCATCCCGTGCGTCTGGCCTTGAACCATTTTTATGGAGCAGGCCTGCCGGATCGCTGCTACGGTCCGGAGTTCATGCTGCGAACATGCTGGCGGGCCGCGGCCGAAGGCATTGCTGTGTATTTCTACGGCAGCTATCCGCATGTCGTGAAGCGCCTCAAGGACAATCTGCTCCGCAGGTATCCGAAGCTCGCGATCGTCGGCTGCGAGCCGTCCCTCTTCCGGCCGCTGACGCCACAGGAGGACGAGGAGCTCGTCGACCGCATCAACTCCAGCGGGGCCGGCATCATCTTCTATGGCCTGGGCTGCCCGCTACAGGAAAAGTTCGCCGCATGGCACAAGGGCAAGGTGCGCGCGGTTCAGATTTGCAACGGGGCGGCCTTCGATTTCCACTCGGGCAACAAGCGGATGGCCCCGGCCTGGATGCAGCGCAACTCTCTCGAATGGCTGTTCCGCATGTCGCAGGAGCCACGCAGGCTCTCCAGGCGATACTTGCATACGAAC